In Bombus huntii isolate Logan2020A chromosome 3, iyBomHunt1.1, whole genome shotgun sequence, a single genomic region encodes these proteins:
- the LOC126863474 gene encoding dolichyl-diphosphooligosaccharide--protein glycosyltransferase subunit STT3A has product MVTLMKTRGLRMSAQKQETLLKLTVLSLAAILSFATRLFSVLRFESVIHEFDPYFNYRTTKYLAENGFYSFHNWFDDRVWYPLGRIIGGTIYPGLMITSAALYRLSWLLNITLDIRTICVFLAPLFSSLTTIITYLLTKELKDSASGLFAAAMIAIVPGYISRSVAGSYDNEGIAIFCMLFTYYMWIKAVKTGAICWATCAALAYFYMVSSWGGYVFLINLIPLHVLTLMVTGRFSHRIYIAYSIVYCLGTILSMQISFVGFQPVQSSEHMLALGVFGLCQIHALVDYLRSKMSQDDFEVLFRGLVISVVTISFVLGVILTITGKISPWTGRFYSLLDPSYAKNHIPIIASVSEHQPTSWSSFYFDLQILVFLFPSGLYFCFSKLTDSNIFLILYGVTSLYFAGVMVRLMLVLAPVMCILGGIGASSLLITYMKQVERGKVTDKKSKKFESNYILRSEIATLFITVMCILFFSYTIHCTWVTAEAYSSPSIVLSARSPDGGRMIFDDFREAYYWLRMNTPENAKVMSWWDYGYQITAMANRTILVDNNTWNNTHISRVGQAMASSEEKAYEIMRELDVNYVLVIFGGLTGYSSDDINKFLWMVRIGGSTEKGKSITEWDYYNSAGEFRVDKEGSPILLNCLMYKMCYYRFGQVYTEGGKPSGYDRVRNMEIGNKDFELDMLEEAYTTEHWLVRIYKVKDLRNRGI; this is encoded by the exons ATGGTTACATTGATGAAGACAAGAGGTTTGCGTATGTCTGCACAGAAGCAGGAGACTCTTTTGAAATTGACTGTGTTATCTCTTGCAGCAATTTTAT CTTTTGCAACAAGATTGTTCTCTGTCTTAAGATTTGAGAGTGTTATCCATGAATTTGATCCATATTTTAATTATCGCACAACAAAGTATTTAGCAGAAAATGGATTTTATAGTTTTCATAATTGGTTTGATGATCGTGTTTGGTATCCTCTTGGGAGGATAATTGGAG gAACAATATATCCAGGATTAATGATAACATCAGCAGCATTATATCGCCTTTCAtggttattaaatattacctTAGATATACGCACTATTTGTGTCTTCCTAGCTCCATTATTTTCTAGTTTGACAACAATTATTACTTACTTACTTACCAAAGAACTGAag GATTCTGCATCAGGATTGTTTGCTGCAGCTATGATAGCAATTGTACCTGGTTATATATCACGATCAGTGGCAGGATCTTATGATAATGAAGGCATAGCTATTTTTTGTATgttatttacatattacatGTGGATCAAAGCAGTTAAAACTGGAGCAATTTGTTGGGCAACATGTGCTGCTcttgcatatttttatatggTGTCTTCTTGGGGTGGCTATGTATTCCTAATTAATCTAATTCCTTTACATGTATTAACTTTAATGGTGACTGGCAGGTTTTCTCATAGAATATACATTGCATACAGTATTGTATATTGTTTAGGAACAATTTTATCTATGCAAATATCTTTTGTTGGTTTTCAACCTGTTCAGAGCTCTGAACACATGCTt gCATTGGGAGTTTTTGGACTTTGCCAGATTCACGCTTTAGTTGATTATCTGCGTAGTAAAATGTCACAAGATGACTTCGAAGTATTATTCCGTGGTCTTGTTATTTCTGTAGTTACTATTTCATTTGTATTAGGTGTTATCTTAACTATTACAG GAAAAATATCTCCATGGACTGGTCGCTTTTATTCTCTTTTGGACCCGTCCTATGCAAAGAATCACATACCGATAATTGCGTCTGTTTCGGAACATCAACCAACATCATGGAGCTCTTTTTACTTTGATCTTCAGATTTTAGTATTTCTATTTCCCTCGGGTCTATACTTCTGTTTTTCTAAGTTAAcagattcaaatattttcctcaTCTTGTATGGAGTTACAAGTCTATACTTTGCT GGTGTAATGGTTCGATTAATGTTGGTTTTGGCTCCAGTAATGTGTATTTTGGGTGGCATCGGAGCTTCCTCTTTACTCATCACTTATATGAAACAAGTAGAAAGAGGAAAAGTTACAGATAAAAAGTCGAAAAAGTTTGAAAGTAATTATATACTCAGAAGTGAG ATTGCCACGCTCTTTATAACAGTAATGTGTATTCTCTTCTTTTCGTATACCATCCACTGTACATGGGTTACAGCAGAAGCTTATAGTTCGCCTAGTATCGTGTTATCGGCGCGTTCTCCAGATGGTGGTCGCATGATCTTTGATGATTTTAGAGAAGCGTATTATTGGTTACGGATGAATACGCCAGAA AATGCCAAAGTAATGTCTTGGTGGGATTATGGATACCAGATCACGGCGATGGCAAATCGTACCATTTTAGTAGACAACAATACATGGAACAATACTCACATATCAAGAGTCGGCCAAGCAATGGCAAGCTCTGAGGAAAAAGCTTACGAAATAATGAGAGAACTAGATGTTAATTATGTTCTTGTTATTTTTGGAGGACTTACAGGCTACTCGTCGGATg ACATTAATAAGTTCCTATGGATGGTGCGTATCGGCGGAAGCACTGAAAAAGGAAAATCTATAACAGAGTGGGATTATTATAACTCTGCAGGAGAATTCCGAGTTGACAAAGAAGGTTCTCCAATTTTGCTCAATTGTCTTATGTATAAAATGTGTTATTACAGATTCGGTCAAGTTTATACAGAAGGGG GCAAACCCTCTGGATATGACAGAGTTAGGAACATGGAAATTGGTAATAAAGACTTTGAGCTAGACATGTTAGAAGAAGCTTACACTACAGAACATTGGCTTGTACGAATTTATAAAGTGAAAGATTTAAGAAACAgaggaatttaa
- the LOC126863446 gene encoding tyrosine-protein phosphatase non-receptor type 23 — protein sequence MEAVPRLPMISFQLKVSPEPTTFGPKLKQYICDFYNKDPATFTHEIHQLESLRAVAVRPPIDVAGCSLLKRYYCQLHFLHSRFPMGKDGIAAVTFTWRDTYANMVCSLANIRFEIISILYNIGAMHTQLGALTERTSADGMKMACAHFQCAAWAFEHLKNSYPQPSGVDLAPELMTFMHQLCLAQAQECILEKSMLDNRKPTIVAKVARQIVDYFNLALTTLEQGGSEDGTISDTVGTKIYKSWKHYLKFKKAYHLAVTYLYQGLAAEEQRKMGERVAFYNAALASLNEAQLIYSNIPGEKATIEEALTFTNDVIEGKRKAAKNENEYIYHEEVPEKETLPTVKGAPLVKGISFSINDPEVSGPDIFARLIPMKVHEASSLYSEEKAKILRSVGSKIEERDQQLNTYLTSLKLEHMSLWDPDAQTTEWERLPLPDELVERCAALNAKQHIIQELLDIMGKLSDTSQDVEKILKEIEKLLLDEEQKEKEYQDTVGKRPPSIVATDLTREAKKYEEAHNKASESNHALHKAVTMHVKNLKVLSQPLADLMAHIPSPSAYLSEQNTEKSHSAIELERMHTKELRRILNKVDEMRRQRNELHAKLRDSISQDDLTRLLVTATSDSGPLDRLFADQLSKHQTLVTLIDQNLAAQDNILAALTDAYAQTANVRKGVEEILKRREHTISSLIASYDAYEDLLAKSSKGLEFYRKLEINVSKLLQRVKSTCKVQEEEREQILAQDSNKNSQERIDTTTAAIYDQSRNRTGSGLKLKDYLNSRQENIQNQYYNVYKEQGKQVQIDAATKSYLNDAVNKNAMHSSGVTTLDAMSSTKSMQQYYSTPYTDYKTNVPYTHEISTYNENTALSQNYMQVNSSDTVNTYPQVIGTTANTAVQYPVNSFVSNGQFSTALDGQHKYSANPQTLYNYPTNTLQYENYQPSADYAGYNIAQQYPPNFDKTASTSVTTAEIPQTSMTQTSAPLASTVNKTTDVQAQLYTTLAQQGQQYIPESQQKFVSQESASTISQHVLPVDNTQMQNYILPQISQSEVSCTQSFIGTMYYNPSELHAQQVTSNPSTSETTNIPASGHYMQTQYMNTSIPQPVYSTSSLTVPVNNMGTSYSSNLHSSNAVQYPQQSSTEQTKQIYTDKVYQYGSQVSASDTTLTYPNTYHGLQHASVSYTQTILPTDTSNTYAYSNCSTNTEIIQSHTKPLASMQSYTQAYQYPQQYPGYGGYSHVYNQGYNYIQGNQITMPVTESYKGQMGYTYNSTNQCYEYNPSNVQTSQSIQVSQQPSESTLQINTGINNVCQQQESSARYTNASNNSMVSQTPSSQYSEQTYQPQGVADIYYTTPYGLQMQSTQASSNRNENYTNYNQTYMQAANNGTNTTTSANPTKPATMSEKSNVDLLADLDVTINHAPLVPEVRPVNKSNAQDEAVMKDTTKDETKDTASEDDKVKSNDTTTVEDKTENENLQIVWDTWYNDVQPKKDPLGDPVALQKFINEVEKYEKFVDSLLVKTLSGATNLDIKWKEVQEFEERESGKQSCTVALAHSSENRVMECIPYDTTKVQISSTDIPNYINASHIMEITQWIPTAFIITQAPLPDKLEVFWMMIWEQESEIIACLVSDAQLNGEIYWPINEEDILNIGSFTISLKKRVNHVSYIQRVISVHNTKKNSEKTVVHMQFLTWPSNGFPSSPGALLTFSTDVMTEQALRRCTKPVVVHCLDGGALSSLFLVAAATVCHIRAGCGIVNVPLVFKGLLKCRKQIVNKESLLFAYQLVLYHAQDILMKRGILSSTRSTFENFEGLKGNKDKTSRKMHPSDDFLQTLGINTQRSDVDQGRQKASTANSIHSTTTSIQEKPKEGIIDPLSQLDPLWSIRR from the exons ATGGAAGCAGTACCGAGGTTGCCGATGATATCGTTTCAATTAAAAGTTAGCCCAGAACCTACTACGTTTGGACCAAAGTTAAAGCAG tATATATgtgatttttataataaagatCCAGCAACATTTACACACGAAATACATCAGTTAGAAAGCTTACGTGCAGTGGCTGTACGGCCACCCATTGATGTAGCTGGTTGTTCATTGTTGAAAAGATATTATTGTCAATTGCATTTTCTTCATAGTAGATTTCCTATGGGAAAAGATGGTATAGCAGCGGTCACATTCACATG gAGAGATACATATGCAAACATGGTTTGCTCATTGGCAAATATTCgctttgaaataatttctatcttGTATAATATTGGTGCAATGCACACTCAGTTGGGAGCACTTACAGAAAGGACATCAGCTGATGGGATGAAGATGGCTTGTGCTCATTTTCAATGCGCAGCATGGGCGTTTGagcatttaaaaaatagttaCCCACAGCCATCTGGTGTAGATTTAGCTCCAGAACTTATGACATTTATGCACCAGCTTTGCTTAGCCCAAGCTCAAGAATGTATATTAGAAAAAAGTATGCTTGATAATCGTAAACCCACAATCGTAG CAAAAGTTGCGAGACAGATAGTGGACTATTTCAATCTGGCATTAACTACACTTGAACAAGGTGGAAGTGAGGATGGAACCATATCAGATACCGTTGGAACTAAAATTTATAag AGCTGGAAGCATTACCTGAAATTCAAGAAAGCTTATCATTTAGCAGttacatatttatatcaaGGATTAGCTGCTGAGGAGCAAAGAAAGATGGGAGAAAGGGTAGCATTTTATAATGCTGCATTAGCTTCTTTAAATGAAGcacaattaatttattcaaatattcctGGAGAAAAAGCAACTATAGAAGAAGCACTTACATTTACAAATGACGTGATAGAAGGGAAACGTAAAGCAgctaaaaatgaaaatgagtACATATACCACGAGGAAGTACcagaaaaagaaacattacCTACAGTAAAGGGAGCTCCTTTAGTTAAAGGAATATCTTTTAGCATCAATGATCCTGAAGTTTCAGGTCCTGATATATTTGCCAGGTTAATACCAATGAAAGTGCACGAAGCAAGTTCTTTGTATTCGGAAGAAAAAGCGAAAATATTACGTTCCGTCGGTAGCAAAATTGAAGAGAGAGATCAGCAACTCAATACCTACTTAACGTCCTTAAAATTGGAACATATGAGTTTATGGGATCCCGATGCTCAAACAACGGAATGGGAGCGGTTACCTCTTCCTGATGAATTGGTTGAAAGATGCGCAGCACTAAATGCAAAGCAACACATTATTCAAGAGTTACTCGATATAATGGGAAAATTATCGGATACTAGCCAAGATgttgaaaaaatattgaaagaaattGAGAAACTTCTTCTTGAtgaagaacaaaaagaaaaagaatatcaAGATACGGTTGGAAAGAGGCCTCCGTCGATAGTCGCCACTGATTTAACCAGAGAAGCTAAGAAATATGAAGAAGCTCATAATAAAGCTTCAGAAAGTAATCATGCTCTTCATAAAGCAGTAACGATGCatgtaaaaaatttgaaagtacttTCTCAACCGCTTGCTGACCTTATGGCCCATATACCTTCGCCAAGTGCGTACCTATCAGAACAAAATACTGAAAAATCACATAGCGCAATTGAATTAGAACGAATGCATACTAAGGAACTAAGGCGCATTTTGAATAAAGTTGACGAAATGCGTAGACAGAGGAACGAATTGCATGCAAAGTTACGAGATTCAATTTCACAAGATGATCTAACACGCTTACTAGTTACTGCCACGTCCGATTCTGGACCCTTGGATCGTTTATTTGCAGATCAGCTAAGTAAACATCAAACTCTAGTAACATTGATAGACCAAAATCTTGCTGCACAAGATAACATCTTAGCAGCTTTAACAGATGCATATGCCCAAACTGCTAATGTACGAAAAGGGGtcgaagaaatattaaaacgccGAGAACAtactatttcttctttgattGCATCTTACGATGCTTATGAAGACCTATTAGCAAAGTCTAGCAAAGGTCTCGAATTTTATaggaaattagaaataaatgtCTCAAAATTACTTCAAAGAGTGAAAAGCACTTGTAAGGTGCAAGAAGAAGAACGTGAACAAATACTTGCACAGGATAGCAATAAAAATTCTCAAGAAAGGATTGATACAACAACAGCTGCTATTTATGATCAGAGTCGAAATCGAACTGGAAGTGGACTTAAGTTAAAGGATTATTTAAATAGCAGGCaggaaaatattcaaaatcagtattataatgtatataaagaGCAAGGTAAACAAGTTCAGATAGATGCAGCAACAAAGTCATACTTGAATGACGCAGTGAATAAAAATGCAATGCATTCTAGTGGAGTGACTACGTTGGATGCAATGTCGTCTACGAAATCTATGCAGCAGTATTATTCTACACCATATACGGATTACAAAACGAATGTACCCTATACACATGAAATTTCAACATATAACGAAAATACTGCTTTAAGCCAAAACTATATGCAAGTAAATAGTTCAGATACTGTAAATACTTATCCACAAGTAATTGGGACGACAGCAAACACTGCAGTGCAGTATCCAGTAAATTCTTTTGTATCCAATGGACAATTTTCTACAGCTTTAGATGGACAGCATAAGTATTCTGCTAATCCTCAAACACTTTATAACTATCCTACCAATACATtacaatatgaaaattacCAACCTTCTGCTGATTATGCTGGATATAATATTGCACAGCAATATCCTCCTAATTTTGATAAAACTGCTAGTACTAGCGTTACTACAGCTGAGATACCTCAAACATCGATGACACAAACGTCTGCGCCTCTAGCAAGTACAGTTAATAAAACAACAGATGTACAAGCACAGCTTTATACTACTCTAGCTCAACAAGGGCAGCAATATATACCTGAATCacaacaaaaatttgtttctcaAGAATCTGCTTCAACTATCAGTCAACATGTATTACCAGTGGATAATACTCAAATGCAAAACTATATCCTCCCTCAAATTAGTCAAAGTGAAGTTTCATGTACTCAAAGTTTCATTGGTACAATGTATTATAATCCATCCGAGTTACATGCTCAACAAGTCACATCGAATCCAAGTACATCCGAAACGACTAATATTCCTGCCTCTGGCCACTATATGCAAACACAATATATGAATACAAGCATTCCTCAACCTGTTTATTCTACTAGTTCTTTAACTGTTCCAGTAAATAATATGGGGACTTCATATTCTTCTAACTTGCACAGCTCCAATGCTGTACAATATCCACAGCAGAGTAGTACAGAACAAACTAAACAAATTTATACAGATAAAGTATACCAATATGGATCACAAGTCTCAGCTAGTGACACCACTTTAACTTATCCTAATACTTATCATGGTTTGCAACATGCCAGTGTTTCATATACACAAACTATATTACCTACAGATACTTCTAATACATATGCATACTCAAATTGTTCTACTAATACAGAAATAATTCAAAGTCATACAAAGCCTTTGGCAAGTATGCAAAGTTACACACAAGCATATCAATATCCACAACAGTACCCTGGGTATGGTGGTTATTCTCATGTATACAACCAAGGATACAATTATATCCAAGGAAATCAAATAACTATGCCAGTGACAGAATCTTATAAAGGCCAAATGGGATACACTTATAATTCCACCAATCAATGTTATGAATACAATCCTAGTAATGTTCAAACTTCACAATCAATTCAAGTATCACAGCAACCTTCTGAATCAACACTGCAAATAAATACCGGCATTAACAATGTATGCCAACAACAAGAAAGTAGTGCAAGATACACAAATGCTAGTAATAATTCTATGGTTAGTCAAACTCCATCTTCTCAATATTCAGAACAGACTTATCAGCCTCAAGGTGTAGCTGACATTTATTACACTACACCATATGGTCTCCAAATGCAAAGTACTCAAG CATCCTCtaatagaaatgaaaactaCACTAATTACAATCAAACATACATGCAAGCTGCTAACAATGGAACTAATACAACGACAAGCGCGAATCCTACTAAACCCGCTACAATGTCAGAGAAATCTAATGTGGACTTGCTTGCTGACCTTGATGTCACTATAAATCATGCACCTTTAGTGCCAGAAGTACGTCCTGTCAATAAAAGCAATGCACAAGACGAAGCTGTAATGAAAGATACGACAAAAGATGAAACGAAAGATACTGCTAGTGAAGATGATAAAGTAAAGTCGAATGACACTACTACTGTCGAAGATAAGACGGAAAACGAGAATTTGCAGATTGTATGGGATACGTGGTACAATGACGTGCAACCTAAAAAGGATCCTTTAGGGGATCCAGTAGCATTGCAGAAGTTTATAAATGAAGTTGAAAAATATGAGAAATTTGTAGATAGCTTACTTGTTAAAACATTAAGTGGAGCAACTAATCTTGATATAAAATGGAAGGAAGTCCAAGAATTTGAA GAAAGGGAAAGTGGAAAACAATCGTGTACAGTAGCGCTAGCACATTCTTCGGAAAATAGAGTAATGGAATGTATCCCATATGACACAACAAAGGTACAAATATCGTCGACAGATATTCCAAATTATATTAATGCTTCTCATATAATGGAAATTACACAATGGATACCGACAGCATTTATTATTACTCAAGCACCATTGCCGGACAAATTAGAAGTATTTTGGATGATGATATGGGAACAAGAAAGTGAAATAATTGCATGTTTAGTATCCGATGCACAATTAAATGGAGAGATATACTGGCCTATAAACGAAGAAGATATTCTGAACATTGGTAGCTTTACAATATCATTAAAAAAGAGAGTAAACCATGTATCCTACATCCAAAGAGTTATTTCTGTGCATAATACTAAAAAGAACTCAGAAAAGACTGTCGTGCACATGCAATTTCTCACATGGCCTTCCAA cggttttcctagtaGTCCAGGTGCGCTGCTTACTTTTTCAACTGATGTAATGACAGAACAAGCACTGAGACGTTGTACAAAACCAGTGGTGGTGCATTGTTTGGATGGTGGAGCACTAAGCAGCTTATTCCTAGTAGCAGCAGCAACAGTATGCCATATACGTGCAGGTTGTGGAATAGTCAATGTACCTCTTGTATTCAAGGGTCTTCTGAAGTGCCGTAAACAAATTGTAAATAAGGAGTCCTTGTTATTCGCGTATCAGTTGGTATTATACCACGCTCAAGACATTTTAATGAAAC GTGGAATTTTATCGTCTACTCGCTCGACATTTGAGAATTTCGAAGGATTAAAGGGAAATAAGGACAAAACATCAAGGAAGATGCATCCTTCTGATGATTTCCTTCAAACTCTTGGCATAAATACCCAACGATCAGATGTTGACCAAG GTCGACAAAAAGCTTCTACTGCTAATTCAATACATTCAACTACGACGTCGATTCAAGAGAAACCTAAAGAAGGAATAATTGATCCGCTAAGTCAACTGGATCCTCTATGGTCTATTAgaagataa